In the Sarcophilus harrisii chromosome 3, mSarHar1.11, whole genome shotgun sequence genome, one interval contains:
- the C1QTNF5 gene encoding complement C1q tumor necrosis factor-related protein 5, with the protein MRPLLPLLLLALVAGSPPLDDNKIPSLCSGHPGVPGTPGHHGNQGLPGRDGRDGRDGAPGTPGEKGAGGHPGLPGPRGDPGPPGESGPVGAAGPAGECAVPPRSAFSAKRSESRVPPPADTPLPFDRVLVNEQGHYDPTTGKFTCQVPGLYYFAVHATVYRASLQFDLVKNGESVASFFQFFGGWPKPASLSGGALVRLEPEDQVWVQVGVGDYIGIYASVKTDSTFSGFLVYSDWHSSPVFA; encoded by the exons ATGAGGCCGCTCCTGCCCCTTCTGCTGCTGGCCCTGGTGGCCGGCTCACCCCCACTGGACGACAACAAGATCCCCAGCCTGTGCTCCGGGCATCCTGGCGTCCCGGGCACCCCCGGGCATCACGGCAACCAAGGCCTGCCCGGCCGCGATGGCCGAGATGGGCGAGACGGGGCGCCTGGGACTCCGGGCGAGAAGGGTGCCGGCGGGCACCCGG GGCTGCCTGGGCCTCGGGGGGACCCGGGGCCGCCAGGAGAGTCGGGACCAGTGGGAGCAGCGGGGCCGGCGGGTGAGTGTGCTGTGCCTCCCCGGTCTGCCTTCAGTGCCAAGCGCTCAGAAAGCCGGGTGCCTCCGCCTGCCGACACCCCCTTGCCATTTGACCGGGTGCTGGTGAATGAGCAGGGGCACTATGACCCTACCACGGGCAAGTTTACCTGCCAAGTGCCTGGCCTCTACTACTTTGCCGTCCACGCCACTGTTTACCGAGCTAGTCTGCAGTTCGACCTTGTGAAGAACGGCGAGTCGGTGGCTTCCTTCTTCCAGTTCTTTGGGGGGTGGCCAAAGCCAGCCTCACTCTCTGGGGGAGCCTTAGTAAGACTGGAACCTGAGGACCAAGTCTGGGTGCAAGTGGGCGTGGGTGACTACATTGGTATCTATGCCAGCGTCAAGACAGACAGCACCTTCTCTGGCTTCCTAGTTTATTCTGACTGGCACAGCTCCCCTGTCTTTGCCTGA
- the RNF26 gene encoding E3 ubiquitin-protein ligase RNF26 has translation MEAVYLVLNGIGLALDVLSFVLDLNFLLVSSMLAALTWLVTFFYNLPHTVLAGLLHLGRGAALSTLAVLESLARLLLGAAQAAGALLRGCCSGLESLKVAAHLALHAAARGRELLQRGVLSAVSSGHALLRQACDVCAIAMSLAAYVVNSLVNICLIGTQNLFALGLALWDSVMGPLCRVTDVLAAFLAHVSSSAVAMAILLWTPCQLVLEAAASGARLLATFVLANLFGLALLAAVLAVTVTILHPDLAMRLAVRAAEQLHALPSYHRLRGDVARLSRLALSSESWRRVRSRSLQLASWSVGGGGAGGAGRGAPGAPQGAPRRGPPARNRGHEQPPDPAPRLLLRPDEEAGTSRAAPVRGRERLNEEEPLPGHDPWQLLKEQEERKKCVICQDKSKTVLLLPCRHLCLCQGCTEILLRQPAYQRNCPLCRQGILQTLNVYL, from the coding sequence ATGGAGGCCGTGTACCTAGTGTTGAACGGGATCGGTCTGGCCTTGGACGTGCTGAGCTTCGTGCTGGACCTCAACTTCCTCCTCGTGTCCTCCATGCTGGCCGCGCTGACCTGGCTGGTGACCTTCTTCTACAACCTCCCGCACACGGTCCTGGCGGGCCTCCTGCACCTGGGCCGCGGGGCGGCGCTGTCCACGCTGGCCGTCCTGGAGAGCCTGGCCCGCCTGCTGCTGGGGGCCGCGCAGGCCGCGGGCGCCCTGCTGCGGGGCTGCTGCTCGGGCCTGGAGAGCCTCAAGGTGGCGGCACACCTGGCCTTGCACGCGGCCGCCAGGGGCAGGGAGCTGCTCCAGCGGGGCGTCCTGAGCGCCGTCTCCTCCGGCCACGCCCTGCTGCGCCAGGCCTGCGACGTCTGCGCCATCGCCATGAGCCTGGCCGCCTACGTGGTCAACAGCCTGGTCAACATCTGCCTCATTGGCACGCAGAACCTCTTCGCCCTGGGCCTGGCCCTCTGGGACTCGGTGATGGGGCCCCTGTGCAGGGTGACGGACGTGCTCGCCGCCTTCCTGGCCCACGTCTCCAGCAGCGCCGTTGCCATGGCGATCCTCCTCTGGACGCCCTGCCAGCTGGTCCTGGAGGCGGCGGCCTCTGGCGCGCGGCTCCTGGCCACCTTCGTGCTGGCCAATCTCTTCGGCCTGGCGCTGCTGGCCGCCGTGCTGGCGGTGACGGTGACCATCCTGCACCCAGACCTTGCCATGCGGCTGGCAGTCCGGGCGGCGGAGCAGCTTCACGCCCTGCCTTCCTACCACCGGCTCCGCGGGGACGTGGCCCGGCTCTCGCGCTTGGCGCTGAGCTCCGAGTCTTGGCGCAGGGTGCGGAGCCGCAGTCTGCAACTGGCAAGCTGGTCcgtgggaggaggaggagcggGAGGAGCAGGCCGCGGCGCTCCCGGAGCCCCCCAAGGGGCGCCGCGGAGGGGACCGCCCGCGAGAAACCGGGGACACGAGCAGCCTCCAGACCCCGCGCCCAGGCTCCTGCTTCGGCCAGATGAAGAGGCAGGGACATCCCGAGCAGCGCCTGTCCGAGGTCGGGAAAGACTCAATGAGGAGGAGCCGCTCCCTGGCCACGACCCGTGGCAGCTGCTAAAGGagcaagaggaaagaaagaaatgtgtcaTCTGTCAGGACAAAAGCAAAACTGTGCTTCTGTTACCATGTCGGCACCTCTGCTTGTGCCAGGGCTGCACCGAGATTCTGCTGCGCCAGCCAGCTTATCAGCGAAATTGCCCGCTGTGTCGCCAGGGTATTCTGCAGACCCTCAACGTCTACCTCTGA